ACTCCGGAATGGGTGGCCGGATAACTCCGGAATCACCGGCCGGATAACTCCGAAACGGGCGGCCGGATTAGGCCGGAAAATGCACCCTGCCTCCCGTCACCGTCCCGCACTCCGCGCGGGACGGTGACGGGAGCATTATCCCAGCCCTATTTTCGATGTTATTGGATTCGAATTAATCCTATTCTTCTTCCCCCGGTTTGGGGATATGAAACCTGTCCCGTTGGGTTTTCCGGGAAAGGGGCACAGCGGGCGGAGGAGGGGGCAAGGACGTGGATTCCGGCGATTCATCAATCGCCTTGCACGGAGCCGCTGAGCCGTTGGGAAATGAATTCCCGCACGGAACACGGAGCGCAACCCCGGCCTCGCAACGGGGTGCCGGGGCGCCCAAGAGCGTCGCGGCCTGCCCCGTACTGCGGGGTCAGGCCCGGGATTTTCATCATCCCGCAAAAGCAGGATACAAAAAGCGGCTTGCGCCGCTTTTTGTGTCTTTCAGAGATATCAAGGTATGATGATCCTTTGTCCGATCGCCAGGGTGTAGGGTTCTTTCAAGCCGTTGGCGGCGATGATCCGGTTCGGATCCACGTCCCCGTAGTAGCAACCGATCTTCCACACCGTGTCGTAGGGGTTTTGGACGGTGTGGGCCATGTTCGGCGAATGCGGAACGAGCGCCCGCTCGCCCGGGAATGGATCCCCGTCCTGCGGGATCTTGATCACGTCGTCCGGGTACACCTCCTCAACCCCGTTGTTGGCCGCGATGATGTCGACCGGGTCGATGTCGAACCTACGGCCGAGGCACCAGATCGTTTCGCCCTCATGGATCTTGTACGTCGCCGGCAAGCCCGGTGTGGAGGTCGCGGCGATACCGGCCGTGGGCGCCTGGGTCACTACGGTCGGCGTGGCGGCCGGAGTATTCCCGCCGCCGGAGGGTGATTCTTCCGTGGGGGTTACGGCGACGGTCGAGTAGGAGGTGGTGTTCGTCGGCCCGCCGTAAGGAGTCCCGCTCATGCCTTGGGCTTGCGCGGTCTGTTGGATGAACGCGGTGCGCAGGGCATTCATCGTTGCGACGGAATTGGTGGAAAGCGCGGAGGCGCCATCCGATTTGGGGGAACCCGTCGGCGGATTGCTGTAAGAAACCGTGCATCCGACCAGGAAAACGGCTATCGCCGGAACACACCAGAGTTGCCTTGTGGGTGACATTTTCCCTCCAAAAAAGCCTTAAAAATCAGATGCTATCCTAGCATAAAGAAAGTATGCATGCAATCATCGGTGCAAATACCATGCCAATCCAAATAGGAGTTCTCCCGTCCAGGACCGACGCGGGTCCCCCCGCCGAGTGGATTGCTTTTTTTTCTGCGCCTTTTTCTGCGGGTCGGGTTTTGCCCTCACAGGGATGAGAAGCGACTTGGAATAATGTGAAAACCAACTTGCGGCGGGGGGTGTATTTCGATATTGCATGGCAGACCGCTACACAGCTCCCACACCGCCGGCTTGATGGACGCTAATCCCCGCGATCCCCAGCTCTCCCTGCCGACAGCACACATCCAGACGACCCCCTTGCAGGTGTTCTCCGATTCTTCGCCGGTGGATGAGTGTGCCGCAAGGAGCACATCGGGCACAAAGGATTCCCAGGAGTTGTCTTTGTGCCCGATGTGCGCTTTGTGGCTAATATCGGCCACCCCGCCGAGGGAGTTGCGAAAATGGGCGCAAGGCGGAAATCGGCGGGTTTCAATATCAGGAGGGCGAGCATGATAGACGGGCCGGATGCCCTCTCCGGCGTTCCTTCTGCTTTTTCGACCGAGGTGGCTGGTTAATTATTCTCAGGATGATCCACGCCCAGTGGAGAAGACCCTATATTTTTTTTCTTTGCAGAATGTGGGTGTAAATCGACGCGCCGGAGCCGCCGATGTTCTGCGTCAATGCGGTCCGCGCCTTCGCCAGTTGGTTCCCGCCCGCTTCGCCCCGCAGTTGCTGCGCCGCTTCGACGATCTGATACATCCCGGTCGCGCCGACCGGATGGCCGCGCGCCTTCAGCCCGCCCTGGGTGCACACCGGAAGCCTTCCGTCCAGACGGATCGCGCCCTCCAGCGCCAGCCGCGGCCCCTGCCCGCGTTCGGCGAAGCCGCAGGCTTCGAGCGAAAGCGCCGCCAAAATGCTGAAGGCGTCGTGCAACTCGAAGAAATCGATTTGTTCCGGACCCACGCCCGCCTGGGCATAGGCCCGTTTGGCTCCGAGGTGGGCCGCCGAGAGGAACAACGGATCCTTGCGGTCGTGGACGGCCACCGAATCGGAGGCCGCGGCGGATCCGGCGACGACGACCCGCGGGCGCGGGCCGCTCGGGGCCTTCTCCACCGGCAGCAGCAGCGCGGCGGCCGCCCCGTCGCCGATCGGCGAGGCGTCCAACAGGTTGATCGGCTCACAGATCATCCGCGCCCGGACGTAATCGCGCTCGGTGATCGGTTGACGCAGCCTGGCGTGCGGATTGCGTGCCCCGTTGGCGTGCGCGTTGATCGAGAACTCCCCGAAGTCGGTGTGCTTCCATCCGAATTCGTGCAGATAGCGGCGCATGATCAGCGCGTTCAAGCCGACGAAGGAGATCCCCTGCACGCCTTCGTAATCGGCGTCGGCGGCGGAGACCAGCGCGGCGGTGGTTTCCGGTCCCGAGGTTTCGGTCATCTTCTCCACGCCGATCGCCAGCACCGCGTCCAGCGCGCCCGAAGCCACGGCCAGGAACGCCGCCCGGAAGGCCGCCGCGCCCGAGGCGCAGGCCGCCTCCACCTTGTACCCTTCCGCGCCCCGCTGGCCGATCCAATCCGCGGTCAAGGCGCCCAGGTTTTCCTGGCGGGCGATCTGCCCCGAAAGCATGTTGCCGACGAAGACCGCGTCGATCCGCTCCACGCCGGCATCGCGCATCGCCGCCAGCCCCGCCTCGGCGGCGAGGTCGCGCAGCGACCGCTCCCAATGCTCTTCGACCGGGGTTTGCCCGATCCCCTGGATGACGACTTCGCGCATCGGCTAGGGCGTGGTTAGCTGGGGCCGGAATTTGTATCCGTACTGGATCAGGCCGTCCTCGCCGTCGGTCCGCAACCGGCGCGTGACCATCTC
The window above is part of the Anaerolineales bacterium genome. Proteins encoded here:
- a CDS encoding LysM peptidoglycan-binding domain-containing protein; this translates as MSPTRQLWCVPAIAVFLVGCTVSYSNPPTGSPKSDGASALSTNSVATMNALRTAFIQQTAQAQGMSGTPYGGPTNTTSYSTVAVTPTEESPSGGGNTPAATPTVVTQAPTAGIAATSTPGLPATYKIHEGETIWCLGRRFDIDPVDIIAANNGVEEVYPDDVIKIPQDGDPFPGERALVPHSPNMAHTVQNPYDTVWKIGCYYGDVDPNRIIAANGLKEPYTLAIGQRIIIP
- a CDS encoding thiolase domain-containing protein, whose translation is MREVVIQGIGQTPVEEHWERSLRDLAAEAGLAAMRDAGVERIDAVFVGNMLSGQIARQENLGALTADWIGQRGAEGYKVEAACASGAAAFRAAFLAVASGALDAVLAIGVEKMTETSGPETTAALVSAADADYEGVQGISFVGLNALIMRRYLHEFGWKHTDFGEFSINAHANGARNPHARLRQPITERDYVRARMICEPINLLDASPIGDGAAAALLLPVEKAPSGPRPRVVVAGSAAASDSVAVHDRKDPLFLSAAHLGAKRAYAQAGVGPEQIDFFELHDAFSILAALSLEACGFAERGQGPRLALEGAIRLDGRLPVCTQGGLKARGHPVGATGMYQIVEAAQQLRGEAGGNQLAKARTALTQNIGGSGASIYTHILQRKKI